A genomic segment from Gadus morhua chromosome 4, gadMor3.0, whole genome shotgun sequence encodes:
- the LOC115542877 gene encoding leucine-rich repeat-containing G-protein coupled receptor 5A: MGSPRRPRPSSGMGSHRRPGVLVVLCLLVAGTVAGLGVSESPEEGTGAAGLPGCPARCQCEMDGLLHRLDCSDLGLSDIPADLSVFTSYLDLSMNNLTRLSPHALSSLHFLEELRLAGNDLTEIPDGAFSGLHNLRVLMLQNNQLTSVPDNVFQSLPNLQSLRLDANHISSVPIGSFSGLHTLRHLWLDDNWLSEVPVRALSDLPALQAITLALNHITHIPDHAFSNLSSLVVLHLNNNRIVTMGTSCFHGLHSLETLDLNYNNLVEFPSAISSLSHLKELGFHSNSIQSIPEHAFTGNPSLITIFFYDNPIQSVGRSAFENLPELRTLSLNGAADLTEFPDLSGTRNLESLTITGAQIVSLPPSVCEGLSNLRLLDLSYNQIRSLTSMSACESIQKIDLHHNQIEDVLENTFHGLMSLESIDLSWNKLSSVASEALSSLPALVKLDLSFNQLSSFPLTGLQGLSHLRLAGNSELMEFIPRESLPRVRVVELPYAFQCCVFVSCERRGGDGGEGEAVSPRERQDVPVRREDPDWEQFLLDDEQKSQHTVQCSPAPGPFRPCLSLFGSWLIRSGVWLITALSLVSNGLVMLSVFLSPSSWATPPKLLIGWLAVVNSLMGVWSGWLAVVDGWTFSSFWRYGVQWERSFLCRFSGFLCVFASQTGLFLLTLLALERSLARAPPPGEAPPPGEAPPPKTGGPPHKSIRSSRELDIPPSPPPFSVRLAVGLCFLLGLAVTMPPLLAGHSATALCLPLPSPSSSPSSLSSSPSSSSSSSSLAFCVSLLLLDSCCFLVMTLAYARLYCRGGGGGGDRKPPPGDGPASGPPSPWERDGALTRHVAWLLFSDCLLFLPVAFASCSSLLRLPAAGPAALRGVLLLVVPLPACVNPLLYLLFSRPARRQLRALGRRVLGALWGGPPGAPGLCRGGGGPRAASEPWCDEDAEKQSCDSTQALVAMKRVGGEEEGEGEEEEEEEERGGGTRPPMACVAPCLD, translated from the exons agatcTCAGCATGAACAACTTGACCCGTCTGTCGCCTCATGCTCTGAGCAGTTTGCACTTTCTGGAGGAGCT GCGCTTGGCGGGAAACGACCTGACGGAGATCCCAGACGGAGCGTTCTCGGGTCTCCACAACCTCAGAGTGct gatgCTGCAGAACAACCAACTTACGTCGGTGCCAGACAACGTGTTTCAGTCTCTCCCCAACCTGCAGTCAct CCGTCTAGATGCCAATCATATTTCAAGTGTTCCCATTGGCTCGTTCTCTGGGCTCCATACTCTTCGCCACCTGTGGCTGGATGATAATTGGCTGAGTGAGGTGCCAGTCAGAGCTCTAAGCGACCTGCCCGCCCTCCAAGCCATAACATTGGCTCTGAACCACATCACTCACATCCCGGACCACGCCTTCAGCAACCTCAGCAGTCTGGTGGTgct GCATCTCAACAACAATAGgatcgttaccatgggaaccAGCTGCTTCCATGGTCTCCACAGTCTGGAGACGCT gGATTTGAACTACAATAACCTGGTAGAGTTTCCCAGCGCCATCAGTTCACTCAGTCACCTCAAAGAGCT tggtttccatagcaacagtaTCCAGTCCATCCCAGAGCACGCCTTCACAGGAAACCCCTCTCTGATCACCAT atTTTTCTACGACAACCCTATCCAGTCCGTTGGTCGCTCAGCTTTTGAAAACTTACCGGAGCTACGGACACT gtctcTGAACGGAGCTGCTGATCTCACAGAGTTCCCAGATCTGTCAGGAACCCGGAACCTGGAGAGcct cACCATAACTGGAGCTCAgatcgtctctctccctccatcggTGTGTGAAGGGCTTTCAAACCTCCGTCTCCT tgaccTGTCGTACAACCAGATCCGGTCCCTGACAAGCATGTCTGCCTGTGAGAGCATCCAGAAAAT tgacctccaccacaaccagaTAGAGGACGTTCTGGAGAACACCTTCCATGGGCTGATGTCCCTGGAGTCCAT AGATTTATCGTGGAACAAACTTTCCTCTGTGGCTTCGGAAGCCCTTTCTAGTCTGCCAGCGCTGGTGAAGCT TGACCTGTCATTCAATCAGCTGTCGTCTTTCCCTCTGACTGGTCTGCAAGGTCTGAGTCACCTGCGATTGGCCGGAAACTCAGAGCTTATGGAGTTTATTCCCAGAGAAAGTCTGCCGAGAGTCAg gGTGGTGGAGCTCCCCTATGCGTtccagtgttgtgtgtttgtgtcgtgtgagaggagagggggagacgggggagagggggaggccgTCTCCCCTCGGGAACGACAGGACGTCCCGGTGCGGAGGGAAG ACCCGGACTGGGAACAGTTCCTGTTGGACGATGAGCAGAAGTCTCAACACACAGTGCAGTGCAGCCCGgccccag GTCCGTTCCGACCGTGCCTCAGCCTCTTTGGCAGCTGGCTGATCCGCAGCGGGGTGTGGCTTATCACCGCACTGTCATTGGTCAGCAACGGGCTGGTCATGCTGTCCGTcttcctgtccccttcctcctgggccacgccccccaagctgctgattggctggctggccGTGGTGAACTCCCTGATGGGGGTCTGGAGCGGCTGGCTGGCCGTGGTGGACGGCTGGACCTTCAGCAGCttctggag GTACGGGGTCCAGTGGGAGAGGAGCTTCCTGTGCCGGTTCAGTGGCTTCCTTTGCGTGTTCGCCTCTCAGACCGGCCTCTTCCTGCTCACGCTGCTGGCCCTGGAGAGGAGCCTggcccgggccccgccccctggggaggccccgccccccggggaggccccgccccccaagaCCGGCGGCCCCCCGCACAAAAGCATCAGGAGCAGCAGGGAGCTGGACA tccccccctccccgccccccttctCGGTGCGTCTGGCCGTGGGTCTCTGCTTCCTGCTTGGTCTGGCCGTGACCATGCCCCCCCTGCTGGCGGGCCACAGCGCTACAGCGCTCTGCCTGCcgctgccctccccctcctcctccccctcctccctctcctcctccccctcctcctcctcctcctcttcctcgttggCCTTCTGCGTCTCCCTGCTCCTGCTGGACTCCTGCTGCTTCCTGGTGATGACGCTCGCCTACGCGCGCCTCTactgccgcggcggcggcggcggcggcgaccgcAAGCCCCCCCCCGGCGACGGCCCCGCCTCGGGGCCGCCGTCGCCGTGGGAACGGGACGGGGCGCTGACCCGCCACGTGGCCTGGCTCCTCTTCTCCgactgcctcctcttcctccccgtgGCCttcgcctcctgctcctccctgctgcggctccccgcgGCGGGGCCGGCCGCCCTGAGGGGGGTCTTGCTCCTGGTGGTCCCGCTGCCCGCCTGCGTCAACcccctgctctacctcctcttCTCCCGCCCCGCCCGCCGCCAGCTCCGCGCCCTGGGGCGCCGGGTCCTGGGGGCCCTGTGGggggggccccccggggcccccgggcTGTgccggggcggcggggggcccCGGGCGGCGTCGGAGCCCTGGTGCGACGAGGACGCGGAGAAGCAGTCGTGTGACTCGACGCAGGCGCTGGTGGCCATGAAGAGGGtggggggcgaggaggagggggagggggaggaggaagaggaggaggaggagagaggaggaggaacgagaCCTCCGATGGCGTGTGTTGCACCGTGTctagactaa
- the LOC115542204 gene encoding cilia- and flagella-associated protein 251-like, which translates to MPDSRETQPYVLKDMMGPRHLSLIQEESGSRESTGVFPPLSGAPQRSPAAERPRGREGRRREIREQEDEEGEGVGREEEEEEEEVSVKEEEESERGGDPATLALYEEHRRLEDSRCLLEELTLIEADLRQSDLLDVGRQRERAFLRETDNRMRWQSLLHLSLSQRVTRPWVTSYFRKYPMHIYCLPIQDVPRRRIKNPTSRR; encoded by the exons ATGCCAGATAGCCGAGAGACACAGCCCTAT gtGCTGAAGGACATGATGGGACCTCGTCATCTTTCTCTGATCCAGGAGGAGTCAGGCAGTAGAGAAAg tacgggtgtgtttcctcccctctctggcgccccccagagGTCCCCAGCAGCCGAGCGgccgagagggcgagaggggagaagaagggagatcagagagcaggaggatgaggaaggggagggagtagggagggaggaggaggaggaggaggaagaggtatcggtgaaggaggaagaggagagcgagaggggaggTGATCCGGCAACGCTGGCTCTCTATGAGGAGCACAGGAGGCTGGAGGACAGCAGGTGTCTACTGGAGGAG CTGACCCTCATCGAGGCTGACCTCCGTCAGTCAGACCTTCTGGATGTggggcgacagagagagcgagcgttCCTCCGCGAGACGGACAACCGCATGCGGTGGCAGAGCCTGCTCCACCTCAGCCTCAGCCAGCGGGTCACTAG ACCCTGGGTAACCAGCTACTTCCGGAAGTATCCCATGCATATCTACTGTCTCCCCATCCAAGACGTCCCCCGCAGGAGAATCAAGAACCCGACCAGCAGGAGATGA